The DNA window ATCGTTTTCAAGCGAAACCGTAATTTGGTTGAACCGACCGTACCTACAGTCGGTACGGACAAGCAGAGACGGGTAGCCCCCGGAAAGACCGTTGCTCTTCGACAAAGATACGCCGACAGGGGCTGATCCGTCGAAAAAGGCTTACTTTTACGGCGCGGGAACGGGCAAAACGGGTGTAATCCTGTTTGGCCCGTTCCCGCCTTACGTATCTCCTATTCTTGCATGAAACTGGCAGCCATTGATATCGGTTCCAACGCGGCCCGGCTCCAAATATCGACCGTCCTGCACAACGACGATCAGGTTAGTTTTAAAAAGGTCGAATACGTGCGGTTTCCGCTGCGGCTGGGCCACGACGTGTTTAATTTTGGCCGACTGACGCCCGAAAGCGAAGCCCGCACCACCAAGCTGATGCAGGTATACAAGCTGCTGATGGAGCTGCACGAGGTTGAGCACTACATGGCCTGCGCGACGTCGGCCATGCGCGAATCCGACAACGGCCACGAGGTAGCCAAACGCATCGAAGCCAGCACCGGCATCAAAATTCAGATTATCGACGGGCAGAAAGAAGCCCAGCTTATCAACAATGTGGTAGTGCAGTCGCTCGACGATCGGCAGTTTATCCACATCGACGTGGGCGGGGGCAGCACCGAACTCAACCTGTACCAACACCGGGAAAAGATCGCGTCGAAATCGTTCAAGATCGGCTCGGTGCGGCTGCTGGAAGGCAAGGAAACGAAGGGAGCCTGGCGCAAAATGCAGGATTGGGTCGAAGAGTACCTCGATGCCAGTCAGGAAATTGTGGCCGTCGGGACGGGGGGCAACATCAGCAAGCTGTTCAGCATGGCCGCCAAACTCTCCGACGCAACCACGACTCTGAGCGAGATCGAGCACATCCGCAACTACGTCGCCAACTTCAGCCAGGAAGACCGTATCAACAAGCTCCGCCTGAACGCCGACCGGGCCGACGTTATCGTCCCGGCCGCCGACATCTATATCTCGGTGATGCGATGGGCGGGTGCCAAAACAATCATGGTCCCCGATCTGGGCCTGAAAGATGGTATCATGCAGCTTGTCTACGAGCAGGTTTGCAGCCGGAAGAAGAAATAGGTATCCGGTATCCGGTTTGCTGTGCACGGTTGCTGGCGCGAACGGTGTAGCCTGGACCGGTCCGCCGGTGCGGTCCACGTCCGAATGGCCGCGAGAGCGACCAAAAAAGCTGCCGCCTGCAACAGTTGCCCTGACGGGCACCCGGACCTGGAGGTCCAGGCTACACCGTTCGCGCCAGCAACTACGAACAACAAACTACGAACGACAAACTCCCTTACCCCTTCGGTATCAGCTTCGTATACAGGATCGCGCCTTTGGCGTCGATGATCTGGACGAGGAACTGATCGGGCTGGATGGAGAATGTCATAAAGCCGTTGACGCCCTTGTAAAACACGTTCCAGGGCATTTGATGCGGTACATTGCTCAGCTCCGAACCCGCCCCCGACAGGAAATGATGTGTCGGTCCGGCGGCTTTGTTGTACTGTAAATCGTGATCGTGGCCACAGAGGTAGACATCGACCTTGTACTGATTCAGGATCGGCTCCAGTTTGCTGCGTACCGGGCCAGAGACGTTGACCCGCTTACCCGCCGTGTAGAGCGGATGATGCCCCACCACCACGCGCCACCGGATGCTGGGGTCCGGGTCGGCGAGGGTTTCGCGAAGCCATCGTAGCTGAGCGGTCGTATCCTGTTTGGCGAGTTCGGCCATCATCTCCGGGTCATTATAATAGCCGGTTTCGAGGCCGTTGGTGTCCAGAAAAACGAACTGCACCGTTTTACCACCCGACAGCCGTTTTTTCATCGTGTAGTACCGGGCGGGCATGTGCCACCGCCGGCTGATCTTGCCGTAGTCGATCTGCGCGTCGACGTTACCGTAATAGTCGTGATTGCCGAGAATAGCGTACCAGTCGCGTTGTAGCCAGGCGTAGTGGTACACCTGCTCGAAGCTGCTTTGCCAGAGGGGGTCCTGCACACTGGCGACGCCCTGCGGGTAGATATTGTCGCCGGTCGAGATGATGAAACTACCGCCCAGGCCAGCCATCGCCTTCGCCATCTGCAAGGCTACTTCGCGCTGATGAAACTCGCCTTGCCGCCCCCAATCGCCGATGACCGCGAAGTTCAGTGCGTTGTCGAGCGTTTGCAGGTTCGGAATAACACCCAATTCATACCCTGCCGCCAGTTGATTGCTGTAGTCGACGGGCCGCTGTGCCAAAATAGCGCAACTATATAGAACGATTAGCAGGGTAGAAAGGACTATTTTCATACAAAAACTATAAAGACGAAAAAGAAACAAAACTAAGATTACCCACCGATCATTTACAGCAGTCGTTGTTAACCATTCGTTACCAGAACACTACAAAATCATCTACTTTTCTTAACAACGACTAATTGTTTTTTAGCCACGGAACGTAGGCCGTACTTACCGATCCGTGTAGCGTTCAGATTCAGTAGTGTCTCTCATTGCACTCATCACGGCAATCAGCCATACGAATGATACGCGATTCACTATCAGGCAATTGATTTATAATCTATTTGAAAAAAGTGGTTACTAAGCAGCCATGCGTATTGTTTGCCGTAGATATTATTAAATTTTTAAATAACACTTCCTATCTCCTGACCGGTGCGGATAAGGGTGAAATTTGCCCCCCTCAATCCAAACTAAATCATGACAAATCTTTACGCCTTCTCACCGCCCCCTCAGTACCGGCGGTGGGCTGTGGTTTGTATTTTACTGAGTTTGCTGGCTTTTGCCGCGCAGGCGAAAAACCCCGGCATTCGTGCAGCGTCGCGCGCCGTGCTGGCCGACGTAACCGTTACCGGGCAAGTAACGGATGCCGCGACCGGCGAAGCCCTCGCGGGCTGTAGCGTCGTAGTCAAAGGTACGCAGCGCGGCACGACGACCGACGCCAACGGTAACTACCGCCTATCTGTACCCAACGGCAACGTAACGCTGGTGTTTGGCTTCATCGGCTTCGTCTCGCAGGAGATTGTCGTCGGCAATCAAACTGCCATCAACGTCGGGCTGAAATCGTCGGCGTCGGAGCTGAATCAGGTCGTTGTGATCGGCTACGGCAGCACGACCAAGCGCGACATGACCGGCTCGATTAAGTCGATCAAAAGTGCTGATTTTAACCGGGGTATCATCAACTCACCGGAGCAACTGATTCAGGGCAAAATCGCAGGTGTCAACGTAACCTCGGCGAGTGGCGAACCGGGTAGTACGCAGACGATTACCATTCGCGGACCGGGTGGTATCCGTACGGGTAGTACGCCCCTATTCGTTCTCGACGGGCTGCCGCTCGACAACTCCTCGACCGGTGGCGCAACCAACCCGCTGACGTTCCTGAACCCCCAGGACATCGAAAGCATCGACGTTCTGAAAGATGCGTCGGCAACGGCGATTTACGGGGCGCGGGGTGCTAATGGCGTCGTGCTTATTACGACAAAAAAAGGTAAGTCGGGCACGTCGAACCTGACGCTGTCGGCGAGTGTGGGTGTGTCGAATCTGGCGCGTCCGCTGAACGTGTTTTCTGCCGACGAATACCGGCGGCAGGTCGTTGCGGTTGGTGGTGTGCTCGACGATAAAGGTGGCGCAACCGACTGGCAGAAAGTAGTTAGCCGTACGGCCGTGACGCAGAATTATAACCTCGGCTTCAACGGCGGTTCGCAGAAGCTGACCTATTTTGGGTCGGTTGGTGTGCAGCGGCAGCAGGGTGTGTTGAAAAACAGTCAGCTGAACCGCTACACGGGTCGTATCAACGTAACGCAGCAGTTGCTCGAAGACCGGCTGTCGCTGGACGTCAACCTGAATGCGTCGTACACCGACAATCAGCGGCCACCCATCACCAGTCTGGTCGGCGGAGCTATTTCGGCCAACCCGACCTACCCAGCCTACGACTCGACCGGCGCACCCTACCAGTATCAGAGTGGTGTGAATCCGCTGATCTCGATGAACCTGAATAAGGACGTGACGGCCACGACCCGGGTTATCGCAAACGTATCGCCCTCGTTCAAAATCCTGAAGAACCTGGTTTACAAGCTGAACCTCGGCCTTGATTATTCCAACGCCAATCAGGACGTACAAGCACTGGCAAACGCGGTGCCGCAGCAGGATGGTCGTCTGGACAGTTACTACACCAACAACCGCAACACGCTGGTAGAGAACTATTTCACATATACGCTGAACCAGGGCAGCCACAACCTGACCGCGCTGCTGGGTCATTCGTACCAGAAGTTTTTCATTCAGGGCCGCAACTGGAGCATCAACAAATTTCCGATCACGCCCGTCGAACCAATCTACAACCCCGGCCTGGGGCAGGACCTCTCGCTGGCCAACAACCAGCCGGGCGGCTACGCGATTCAAAACGAACTCCAGTCGTTCTTCGGCCGGGCCACGTACAACTTTAAAGACCGCTATCTGCTGACGGCGACGCTGCGCGCCGACGGATCGAGCAAATTTGGCTCGAACAATAAGTACGGCGTCTTCCCGTCGTTCTCGGCAGGCTGGCGTCTGTCGGACGAAGATTTCCTGAAATCAGGCCCGTTTACCGATCTGAAACTACGCGCTGGCTGGGGGCAGACGGGCAACCAGGAAATTCCGGCCAAGATCACGCAGGCACTGTACACGGCGACCGTTTCGGGCACGACGAGTTACCCGCTCAACAGTTCGAGCACCTACCCCGCCGGCATTTCATACACGCGGCTGGCCAACCCCGATATTCAGTGGGAAGTGTCGACGCAGACCGACCTCGGCCTTGATTTCGCCATCTTCAACGGGGCGCTGTCGGGTTCGGTCGATTATTTCCGCAAGGTGTCGGAGAAAATTCTGCTACAGGTTATCCCCGCCGACCCCGTTCAACCCGCCAGCACCTACTGGACCAACGTACCCGACATGCGGATCACGAACCAGGGGCTTGAACTGGACCTGAATTACCGCTACAGCAGCCAGAGCGGGTTCCGTTTCGACATTGGGGGCAACCTGACGTTCATCAAAAACGTGGTCACCAACTCGCCCTATTCGGTTATCACGTCGGGGTCGGCCAACGGCTCGGGCCTGACCTCGGCAACGATCAACGGCTACGTCAACAACCAGCCCATCGGCACGTTCTTTCTGAAAGAGTTTACCGGTTTCGATGAGAAGGGCATGAGTACTTATCGTGATACCGACGGCGATGGACTCGTGACGGATAAAGACCGGGTGGCCCTCGGCAGTGCGCTGCCTACGAAGCAGTTCAATATTAACACGACGCTGGCCTACAAAGGCTTCGATCTGGCGATCAACTTCAACGGCGTGTCGGGCAACAAAGTGTATGACAACACGGCTAACGCCAACTTCTACAAACTGCGGCTGAGCAAGGGCCTGAACGTGACGCCCGAAGCGGTGCAATACGCGCAGGAGTCGATCAACAACTCGGCGCCGGTATCGTCGCGCTTCCTGAAAGACGGTCGGTTCTTCCGGCTTAACAACCTCGCGCTGGGGTACAATCTCAGCCCGAAGCTGATCGGCATGAACCGCTGGGTTAATAACATCCGTCTGTCGGTAACGGGGCAAAACCTGTTCGTCATTACGCCCTACAACGGCTACGACCCGGAAGTCAACGGCAACCAGGCTATCAACGGGGTTGTCTCGTACGGCATCGACTACCTCGCCTACCCCAAAGCCCGGACGGTTATTGTTGGTTTAAATCTGACGTTCTAAAGCTGGTTTAAAGTTTAAGGTTTAAGGTCTAACGTTCAAGGTTTTTCCGGCGGTATCAGTGATCGACTGGTCAACAACTTTAAACGTTGAACCTTGGACTTTGAACCCTCCCAAAGATGAAAAAGACACTCCTTTCCATACTCACAGCCATAGCCCTGACGGGGACGTATAGCTGTACCAATCTGGCCGAGAACGTGCTCGACGAAGCATCGGTATCGGGTCTCTCGAATCAGCAGCTGGCCGACGGCAACATCGCCCCGGTGTATGCGCTGCTGCCCAATATTTTCCTGCATACCAACTACTTCGCCATTCAGGAAATCTCGACCGACGAGGCTATTCTGCCGTATCGGGGCGGCACCGACTGGGGCGACAACGGCATTTACCTGGCCCTGCACCAGCACACCACTACCAGCACCGATCCGAACCTGCTGAGCACCTGGAACAACTTGGTACAGAGCCTATCGCGGTCGGTATCGGCGATCAATGCACTACCAACACTCAACGACGCCAGTGCAAAAGTGTATCTGGCCGAAGCGCGGGGGATGCGGGCCTATTACAACATGCTGCTGCTCGACCTGTTTGGCATCGTGTTCGTGAAAGAAGACCCACAAAGCACCTCGACTATCCTGCGGGGCGAAGCGGCTTATAACTACGTCCTGAGCGAGATGCTGGCCGTCGAGCCAAACCTACTGACGACGGTTGGCCCCGGTCGCCTGAGCAAGGGTGCAGCATGGGGCTTGCTGGCGCGGATGTACCTCAACGCGGCCGTGTACCGTAACCGTACCGCCACCTCGTTCACGTTCCAGTCGACCGACATGGACAACGTGATTTCGTACTGCGACAAGATCATCAACTCCGGGCAGTACCAGTTGGCCAGTGATTATTTCACGATTTTCAATCAGGACAACCACAACAACAAGGAGTTGATTTTCGCCGTCGACCAGCGCGCCGAACTGAACGGAAACAACCGACTGCCGTACTTCTCGCTGTCGGGCAACCAGTTTCCGATTCCGGCTTACCCAGCTGCCAACGGCACCGACGGCCCGGCCATTACGCCCGACTTTTACCAGAGCTGGGCGCAGGCCTATTCGCCGAAAGACCCGACCGTCGACCCGCGTTTTTACCGGCAGAATCTGTCGATCTACAGCAACCCGGGCGATTCGTGTGTAGCTGAGTCTAACTTCAACATCAACCGGGGTATCCTGCGAGGTCAGCAGTACGGCCTGCTGCGCGTAAACGGCGCGTTCCTGAAATGCCCCAACGGCAACTACAAGGTTGGCAAGCTGTTCAACGTAACCCGTAACCTCCCCACGGTACCCGTAAACTTCACCGAGCAGGTCGATTTTACAGTGGCGGGCAGCAACTACAGCACCGGCTATCGGGTCGAGAAGTACGAGTTCAGTAAGAAATCGACCAGCGGCCGTAACCTCGGCGACGCCGATATTTCGATCATTCGCCTGGCCGATGTGTACCTGATGCGGGCCGAAGCCAAGCTGCGCAAGAGCAACGATGCCGCCAGTGCCCTCGCCGACGTGAACACCGTTCGGGCGGCCCGTACGTTCCCGACGACGACCCCGGCCCTGACGAGCATGAGCCTCGATCTGCTGTTCCGCGAGCGTGGTTTTGAACTGTATTGGGAAATGGTGCGCCGGACGGACATGATCCGGTTCGGTAAGTACGAGGGCACGTGGACCGAGAAAACCAACACCGACGTTCGGAAGCGGCTTTTCCCCATCCCGCAAACCGCCATCGACGGAGCCTCGAACATCCCCGGCTACCTGACCCAAAACGAAGGGTACTAATTTTTCGACAGGATTACAGGAGTGCTTAAACCAAAAGAGGTGTCGGGTCAGGGACTCGGCACCTCTTTTGGTTTAAGCACTCCTGTAATCTGCATTACGATTGACTAAAACCAGTAGCAGCGTATGCGCATCGATAGAAAAACTACAAACCACTATCACGAGCGGAGCTGAGTTGCTTGTAGCCGCATTCTGTAATCAGCAAGCCTGTCGCCGACTTAATTTTTAGATGATTCAGCGGGGCGTCGGGAAAGAAAACGTCGGTCATCACCGATAAGCCGCCGTCGGCAAACAACTCCACCGATGCCCGGTCGATGAGCAGGGTAAGCTGCATCGTCGGGGCCGTTGATAGCCGGGGGGCGGTGTGCCGACCGGCAAAACTCGTATCGAAATCAGTTTTGCCTGATTTGGTCCGGTCGATGAAATACGCGTTGGCCGCTTTATCGTAGCCGATTACGAGTTCGTTGCCCTGCTGATTCGCCAGCACAAGTGAGAAATCGGCGGGGTTCGGCACGGTCAGTTTCAGTTGGTACGGACCAGCACCGACGTTCAACTTCGTCGTCAGATCGGTTTCTACGTTGACCTTCAGGTTTGTTAGAGACTTAGCCTGCTTCTCGAGTTTGTCGAGTTCCCGGATGGGGGTCGACGTCAGGTATAGTTCACTGCCAACGGGCGTCAGACTCAGGTCGCGCGGTACGGTCATGGCTCCGCGCCAGGCCACCGTCGGGACTTTGTTGGCATAGAGCCAGTTGTTCATCCAGCCCATTAGCACGGTGCGGTTGCCGGTGTTGGCGAACGTGACGCCCGCGTAGTTGTCGGTGCCGTAGTCCATCCACTTCGTCTGTGTGGAGTTGGGTCGGAAGGTTTTGCCGTCAAAATTACCCAAAAAGTACTGCGTGGCCGAGCCTCCGTTTGGTCCGCCCGGATTGATGTTTACAATGAGCACCCAGACATCTTTCCCGTTGTGCTTTAGCGGAAACAGGTCGGGGCATTCCCAAACGCCACCGTGGGCACCCGCGTTGCCACCGAAGTCACTTTCACGCGTCCAGTTTTTCAGGTTGGGCGACGAATAGAACGTTACGCGGTCTTTGGTCGCCAGCGTCATAATCCACTTTTTCTGCGATTCGAACCAGCGCACTTTGGGGTCGCGGAAGTCGGAGATGCCGGGGTTTGGCACAACCGGATTACCCGCGTATTTCGTCCACGTTTTGCCTTCGTCAAGGCTATAGGCGATGCTTTGCTGCTCCACGTGCGTCGGGTCCGACTTCTCCAGTTTCGCGTTGTGGTGGGTGAAGATCGCCACCAGCGGTGCCTGCCCGTTTTTACCAAAGCCGCTCGTATTGTTCACGTCGACCACGGCACTACCTGAGAAAATATACCCTGAGCTGTCGGGGTAAAGCGCGACGGGCTGCTCCTGCCAGTGCACCATGTCTTTGCTGGTAGCGTGTCCCCAGTGCATCGGCCCCCAGACCGTCGCGTCGGGGTAGTACTGGTAAAATAGATGGTAGGTACCGTTGTGGAATACCATCCCATTGGGGTCGTTGATCCAGTGGGCTTTGGGCGAGAAGTGAATCTGCGGCCGGTACGGTTCCGCGGCCGGACTAGTCGGGGCGTTCTGCGCCGACAGTTGACCGGCTCCGGCCAGCAGCAGCACACTCAGTAACCATGCGTTTTTCATAACCTGTCATTTGTTTTCGGATGAAAAAAGTATGCGGGAGTCGGCCATTGCTGGCGTCGACTCCCACGATAGCTCAAACTACTAACCTTTTTGAGAATTGCTGGCGGGGACGGTTTCTCAGGTTAGAAACCCACGTTCTGCTTGTACAACCCCTTCGTAAAGTTGATTTCGCGCTGCGGAATCGGCAGATACTCGTCGCGACCGGCCGTAAACACAGCTCCGTTCAGGTGCGAGGTC is part of the Spirosoma rhododendri genome and encodes:
- a CDS encoding Ppx/GppA phosphatase family protein, with product MKLAAIDIGSNAARLQISTVLHNDDQVSFKKVEYVRFPLRLGHDVFNFGRLTPESEARTTKLMQVYKLLMELHEVEHYMACATSAMRESDNGHEVAKRIEASTGIKIQIIDGQKEAQLINNVVVQSLDDRQFIHIDVGGGSTELNLYQHREKIASKSFKIGSVRLLEGKETKGAWRKMQDWVEEYLDASQEIVAVGTGGNISKLFSMAAKLSDATTTLSEIEHIRNYVANFSQEDRINKLRLNADRADVIVPAADIYISVMRWAGAKTIMVPDLGLKDGIMQLVYEQVCSRKKK
- a CDS encoding RagB/SusD family nutrient uptake outer membrane protein; the protein is MKKTLLSILTAIALTGTYSCTNLAENVLDEASVSGLSNQQLADGNIAPVYALLPNIFLHTNYFAIQEISTDEAILPYRGGTDWGDNGIYLALHQHTTTSTDPNLLSTWNNLVQSLSRSVSAINALPTLNDASAKVYLAEARGMRAYYNMLLLDLFGIVFVKEDPQSTSTILRGEAAYNYVLSEMLAVEPNLLTTVGPGRLSKGAAWGLLARMYLNAAVYRNRTATSFTFQSTDMDNVISYCDKIINSGQYQLASDYFTIFNQDNHNNKELIFAVDQRAELNGNNRLPYFSLSGNQFPIPAYPAANGTDGPAITPDFYQSWAQAYSPKDPTVDPRFYRQNLSIYSNPGDSCVAESNFNINRGILRGQQYGLLRVNGAFLKCPNGNYKVGKLFNVTRNLPTVPVNFTEQVDFTVAGSNYSTGYRVEKYEFSKKSTSGRNLGDADISIIRLADVYLMRAEAKLRKSNDAASALADVNTVRAARTFPTTTPALTSMSLDLLFRERGFELYWEMVRRTDMIRFGKYEGTWTEKTNTDVRKRLFPIPQTAIDGASNIPGYLTQNEGY
- a CDS encoding glycoside hydrolase family 32 protein, which translates into the protein MKNAWLLSVLLLAGAGQLSAQNAPTSPAAEPYRPQIHFSPKAHWINDPNGMVFHNGTYHLFYQYYPDATVWGPMHWGHATSKDMVHWQEQPVALYPDSSGYIFSGSAVVDVNNTSGFGKNGQAPLVAIFTHHNAKLEKSDPTHVEQQSIAYSLDEGKTWTKYAGNPVVPNPGISDFRDPKVRWFESQKKWIMTLATKDRVTFYSSPNLKNWTRESDFGGNAGAHGGVWECPDLFPLKHNGKDVWVLIVNINPGGPNGGSATQYFLGNFDGKTFRPNSTQTKWMDYGTDNYAGVTFANTGNRTVLMGWMNNWLYANKVPTVAWRGAMTVPRDLSLTPVGSELYLTSTPIRELDKLEKQAKSLTNLKVNVETDLTTKLNVGAGPYQLKLTVPNPADFSLVLANQQGNELVIGYDKAANAYFIDRTKSGKTDFDTSFAGRHTAPRLSTAPTMQLTLLIDRASVELFADGGLSVMTDVFFPDAPLNHLKIKSATGLLITECGYKQLSSARDSGL
- a CDS encoding SusC/RagA family TonB-linked outer membrane protein, which gives rise to MTNLYAFSPPPQYRRWAVVCILLSLLAFAAQAKNPGIRAASRAVLADVTVTGQVTDAATGEALAGCSVVVKGTQRGTTTDANGNYRLSVPNGNVTLVFGFIGFVSQEIVVGNQTAINVGLKSSASELNQVVVIGYGSTTKRDMTGSIKSIKSADFNRGIINSPEQLIQGKIAGVNVTSASGEPGSTQTITIRGPGGIRTGSTPLFVLDGLPLDNSSTGGATNPLTFLNPQDIESIDVLKDASATAIYGARGANGVVLITTKKGKSGTSNLTLSASVGVSNLARPLNVFSADEYRRQVVAVGGVLDDKGGATDWQKVVSRTAVTQNYNLGFNGGSQKLTYFGSVGVQRQQGVLKNSQLNRYTGRINVTQQLLEDRLSLDVNLNASYTDNQRPPITSLVGGAISANPTYPAYDSTGAPYQYQSGVNPLISMNLNKDVTATTRVIANVSPSFKILKNLVYKLNLGLDYSNANQDVQALANAVPQQDGRLDSYYTNNRNTLVENYFTYTLNQGSHNLTALLGHSYQKFFIQGRNWSINKFPITPVEPIYNPGLGQDLSLANNQPGGYAIQNELQSFFGRATYNFKDRYLLTATLRADGSSKFGSNNKYGVFPSFSAGWRLSDEDFLKSGPFTDLKLRAGWGQTGNQEIPAKITQALYTATVSGTTSYPLNSSSTYPAGISYTRLANPDIQWEVSTQTDLGLDFAIFNGALSGSVDYFRKVSEKILLQVIPADPVQPASTYWTNVPDMRITNQGLELDLNYRYSSQSGFRFDIGGNLTFIKNVVTNSPYSVITSGSANGSGLTSATINGYVNNQPIGTFFLKEFTGFDEKGMSTYRDTDGDGLVTDKDRVALGSALPTKQFNINTTLAYKGFDLAINFNGVSGNKVYDNTANANFYKLRLSKGLNVTPEAVQYAQESINNSAPVSSRFLKDGRFFRLNNLALGYNLSPKLIGMNRWVNNIRLSVTGQNLFVITPYNGYDPEVNGNQAINGVVSYGIDYLAYPKARTVIVGLNLTF
- a CDS encoding metallophosphoesterase, with translation MKIVLSTLLIVLYSCAILAQRPVDYSNQLAAGYELGVIPNLQTLDNALNFAVIGDWGRQGEFHQREVALQMAKAMAGLGGSFIISTGDNIYPQGVASVQDPLWQSSFEQVYHYAWLQRDWYAILGNHDYYGNVDAQIDYGKISRRWHMPARYYTMKKRLSGGKTVQFVFLDTNGLETGYYNDPEMMAELAKQDTTAQLRWLRETLADPDPSIRWRVVVGHHPLYTAGKRVNVSGPVRSKLEPILNQYKVDVYLCGHDHDLQYNKAAGPTHHFLSGAGSELSNVPHQMPWNVFYKGVNGFMTFSIQPDQFLVQIIDAKGAILYTKLIPKG